TGGTAAAGATCAGCTCGCTGTCGCCGATGTTTTCCACCGCGTGCAGCATCTCGTCATCCTTGCCGTAATCGAAATGCCGGGTCTCGCCCTTGAAGTGCTCGACATCGCGGACCTCGCCGGACGAGAAATAGCCGCGGGCCTTGCCCGGCACCATCGCCGTCCAGAAGTAGCGGTTGACGTGGCGGTGGAATCCGCAGCGCTTGCCGGGGGCGATATGCAGGTGCCAGACGCGCATGGTCGGCGTCTCGGACACCAGGATCGACCCCACGCAGCCGTTGTCCCGGCTTTGCAGCATCTCTTCGTAAAGCCCCTTGGGCCAATGTGCGAAGGCTGTCGGATCGGGGTTCATTTCGACGTGATCGGGGCCGTGTGCCACAGTGTCGGTCATTGTCGTCTCTCCTCAACTGACGGTTTCAGCGGCGGGTTCCAGCGCCGCAAGATCGGCGCGGAACGCCTTGGCGATTTCCGGGGCAAGCGGGCGCAGCGGCGGCGCCATGCGCAGCCAGGCGTCGTCCCCGCTGCGCCAGGCCTCGGCGGTCTTCATCGCGGCCATCATCGGATATTTCCCGGCCGTCGCACGGGCCCGGCGGACCTGCTCCATCGCCGCATCGCGTTCGGCGCCGGCCGGGGCCTTGAGAGCCGCCTGCACGTAGTTTGCAAAGATGTTCGTCGAACCCGAGATGATCCCCGCCGAGCCGATATCGAGGCCCTGCCACAAGAACGCCTCGGAGGACGGATAGACGTCGAAATCCTCGGCCACACCGCCGGTTGCCTCGATAAAGGCGCGGGATTGTTCGAAATCGCCGCTGCTGTCCTTGAGGCCGGCAATCACCGGGCCGTAGGCGGCCCGCAGGCGGTTCACCAGATCGGTCGACAGCGGCACCTGCGACATTTGCGGGAAGTGGTAGAGATAGATCCGCAGATCATCGCGCCCGACCCGTTCGATCAGATCCGCGTAATAGGCGAACACCCCGTCGTCCGAGGGCGACTTGTAATAATAGGGCGGCAGCACCAGCACGTTGGTATAACCCGCCTCGACACAGGACAGTGTCAGCATCTGGCAGTCCCGCGCCGAAGGCGCGCCGGTGCCGAAGATCACCCGCTCTGGTGCGATCCCGGCGGCGGCGAAATGGCCCGGCAGCGCCAGCCGGTCATCCAGACCGACCGAGGTGCCCTCGCCCGTGGTGCCGGTGGGGGCCACGCCGTCGCAGCCGCCCTCGCTCATGAGATGCTGGCAGTAGCGCACAAGCCGCGCGTGGTCGAGACTGCCATCCGCATTGAACGGCGAAATGGCGGCGGCGTAGATGCCTCTGATGGCTTTGGTCATGTCTTTGTCCAATCTTGTCGGAATATCGGCAGTAGAAGTCACTTGTCGCCGCCGGTGGTGGTCTTGTGCATGGACACGACCACCTTGATCGCATCGTCAATGCGCTCGGCTGCGTATTTGATCGCGGTCGGCAGTTCATCCAACGGGAAGGTGTGGCTGTGCACAAGGCCCGCGTCAAAGCGGCGTGCCGCCATGAAGGCCATGGCGCGGTGCGTGGCCGACCGGCCTTCGCCCCGGATGCCGTAGAGGTAGATGTTGTTCACCGCCAGCGCGCCGAGGTCGAAGTTGACCTTGTTCTTCGGGAAGGCTGCCAGGCAGATCCGGCCGCCCCGGTTGGTCATCTGCACGGATTGGTTCACGGTCGTCTCGTTGCCCGCGCAATCGATGACGTAATCCGCGCCCTTGCCGGTCAGTTCCTTCACCCGCGCCACCGCATCTTCTTCGCGGGGGTTGATGATGATGTCGGCGCCCAGCTTGCGGCCGATCTCGTTGCGGCTTTCACGGGTCCCGACCAGGATCACCGGCGACGCGCCGAGCGATTTGGCCACGGCAACCGCCAGCAGGCCGATGGGACCGGGTCCGATGACCACGACGCTTTCGCCCGCCACCAGCCCGCCGAGTTCCGTCAGCCCGTACATCGAGGTCCCGGCCGTGACGACCAGTGTCGCCTCTTCGTCGGACATGTCGTCGGGGACGGGGATCATCGTGTTGACGTTGTTCACCACGTATTCGGCAAAGCCGCCGTTGGTGGTAAAGCCGTTGGCGCGGTGGCCCTTGTCATGATCGCCGTAGTTCTGACCGTAGTTGTGGCATGAGGTATACATCCCCATGCGGCAGCGTTTGCACTGGCCACAGCCTGCGTGCACCTCGACCGTGATGCGGTCGCCGACAGCGAACTGGTCGACCCCCGGCCCAAGCGCGGCGACGGTGCCCATGTATTCATGGCCGGGGGTGAAATCCTTGTTGAAAGGCGCACCGCCCTCGACCATCGCCGGAGTGCCGTATTCGAGGATCTCGAGATCGGTCGCGCAGATCGCAACCGCATCGACGCGCACAAGCACCTCGGCGCGGCCGGGCGTCGGCACGGGCTTTTCGATCATCTTCAGTTCCTTCGGGTCACCAAGCACCCAGGCCCGCATGTGGGACGGCACTTCCGGCCCGATACCTTGGGATTTCTTCTGGACGTGCGGGGCTGTCGAAAGATCGTCGGGCATTGTCTTCTCCGCGAAGTATGGTTGACCAATAAGGTGCCGTTCAGGCGCAGGGGCATTAAGGATCAGACGCGGGGAAGTTCAAAATTCTTTCGCATAGCTGTGGATTTATGTGGGAAACCAGATGTATTTGACAGTGTGATTGGTTGACCATTAACGGAATGCCAGCCGAATTTTCAACGCCCCCAAGCCAAGGTGACTCGCGCGCCTTTCCCGCGCCCTGCCCGACCTGCCGTTCAGCGACCGTTTCCGGCCAGGTCCGCCGTCAGGTCCGCGGCAGTCTTGCGCACCATATTCGCAATCGCGTCGATGCGGTTGACCGTCACCCGGCTTGCCACGCCCGAGGCCGAAACCGCCCCCACCGGATCGCCAGCGGGCGACCAGACGACTGCAGCCACACAGCGCATGCCGCGCACGTATTCCTCGTTGTCGACGGCATAGCCCCGGGCGCGGATTGTCCCGACCTCCGTCATGACCCCTTCCAGGCTGCGCAGGCTGGTCGGGGTCATGGGACGCAGACCCTGACGCGCGACAAGGGTCCGGATCGCGTCGTCGGGCCAGGTCGCGATGATCGCCTTGCCCATGCCAGAATGCAGGATCGGAACCCTGCCGCCCGGGGGGGCGATGGCACGGTTGATCTCGCGGCTTTCAGCCTGGGCGATGGTCACCGTGTCTTCCTTTTCGACGATGCCGAGGTTGGCCGTTTCCCGCGTCTGGTCGCGCAACTGACGCAGGAAGGGCCGCGCCTGAACGACGATATTGGCGTAGTGGGAAAAGCTCTCTCCGACCGAAAATGCGCGATGGCCAATGACCCAACGGCCCGATTGTGCCTCGTGGGTGACGAAGCCGCGCAGTTGCAGCGTCGTCAGCAACCGATGCGCCGTCGAAGTCGCAAGGCCGACCGCGCGGGACACTTCCGACAGGCTGAGCCCGCCCGAGGCCTCTGCCAGCGCCTCGAGCAAGGCAAGGGCGCGATCCACCGATTGCACGATGCTGCCCCCGCCACTTTGTGAAATCCGCATCTCTCCCCCGCAGCTTTCCCGTATCGTGGGAAACTTAGTTTCGGAAATTGATTGCCGCAACCCGCCGGAATTACCTCTGGCCGCAGAGGAGGAGGCTGGATGAGGTATCGCGAACACCACGTGGTCAGGTCAGTGTTGGGAGGCAGGCCGTGATCGCCCCCGCAAGCAATCCGCTACGGGGGCAACGGCCCCTGTTCGCGCAACCGTTTGAATACCCGAAACATCCTCGGCCCGCGCGGCCGACCCTGATGCCGGATCGCCGGCATCAGGGGGCGTCCGGGCCGGGCACCCGAACCGCCGCCCCCCCCTTTACCCACACCGCAGGGCGCAGGGCCATCCCGCCGCATGCCCTGCCCCCGGAAAGCAGCGTCCACCCATCCCTGCGTCGCTGCCGCAAAGCCAAGGCCGCAAGGCAAACCCCAGACCGGAGACCACCCCATGATGACCATCAAACGGCTCGACATCGCAGATGCACAGAAGCTGATTGCAGGCGCCCGCGACAAGGCCGTCGAGATCGGCGTGCCCATGTGCATCGCGATCACCGACGAATCCGGCAACCTTGTTGCCTTCGAACGCATGGATGGCGGCAAGGTGACAAGCATCACCATCGCCATCGACAAGAGCTTTACCGCCTCGGGCGCCAAGAAGGCCACGCATGAATATGGGGATGCCAGCCAGCCCGGCGCCCCGGCCTACGGGATCGCCTCGGCGATCAACGGCCGCCTGATGGTGGTCGGCGGCGGCCTGCCCGTCATCGTGGACGGCGAAGTCGTCGGCGGCATCGGCATCAGCTCGGGCACCCCGGCGCAGGACGTCACCGTGGCACAGGGCGGCCTTGACGCCTTTCTTGCCAGCCTCTGAAAACGGCCATTCGGAACCGTGAAAACGCGAAACGGCGCAGGAGACGATCCTGCGCCGTTTCTTGTTCCCCAGGGGCTGCGTCAGCCCTGGATGTAGACGACATGGGTGGCGGTGAATTCATAGAGCCCATGCTTGCCGTCCGCGCCGCCGATCCCCGATTTCCGGCGTCCCGCGTGGAAACCCTGCATCGCTTCAAAGTTCTCGCGGTTGATGTAGGTTTCCCCGAACTTCAATTCGCGCGCTGCACGCATCGCCGCGCTCAGGTCGCGGGTATAGACCGAGGAGGTCAGCCCGTAGTCGCTGTCATTGGCCAGCGCGATAGCCTCTTCCAGGCTCTCGACGATCTGCACCGGCAGGACCGGGCCGAAGATCTCGTTACGCATGATGTCCATGTCGGCGCGGGCCTCGGTGATCAGCGTCGGTTCATAGTGGAAGCCCGCCCCAAGGTCGGCTTCCTTCCCGCCCGTGACCACGGTCGCGCCTTCCTTGCGCGCGCGCTCCACGGCTGTGGCGACCTTGGCCAGTCCCGCCGCGTTGATCAGCGGGCCCATGTGCAGGTCCTCGTCAGCGGAAGGATCGCCATAGCGGGTTGCCTCGAAATGCGCCTTCAGCTTGTCGACGAGGGCATCGTGCACCTCGCGCTCGACATAGACCCGTTCGGCGCAATTGCAGACCTGCCCGGTGTTGATGACCCTGGAATCGTAGATCGCCTTGGCCGCCAGATCGAGGTCGGCATCCTTCAACACGATGGCCGGGGCCTTGCCCCCAAGCTCCAGGTTGACCTTGGTCAGGTTCTTGCCCGCCGCCTGCATGATATGCGACCCCGTCGCCACGCTGCCGGTGAAGGTGATCAGGTCGATCCCCGGATGCTGCACCAGGGCCTCGCCCGCAACGGCGCCGCGGCCGCCGACAAGGTTGAAGACACCCTGCGGCAGGCTGGTCTCGGCCACCAGTTCGGCAAAGAGATAGGCGTTCAGCGGGGTTTCCTCGCTCGGCTTGATGACGATGGTATTGCCGGTCAGCAACGCCGGAGCCATCTTGCGGGCGATCAGGAAGAAGGGGAAGTTCCAGGGCAGGATGCCCGCCACGACGCCTAGCGGCTTGCGCAACAGCAACATGGTTTCGTCCGGCCGGTCGCTGGTCAGGACCTCGCCTTCGATCCGCCGGGCCCATTCGGCCATGTAGTCGATGTAATCGGCGGTGAAACCGACCTCGACCTCGGCCAGGCCGCGCACCTTGCCCTGTTCCTTGACGATGGTATCCGCCAGTTCGACCCGGTGCTTGCGCAGCTTGGCCGAGATTTCGCGCAGATAGCCGGCGCGTTCGATGGGTGGCAGTTTCTCCCACCCTGCCTGAGCCCGGCGCGCGGCCTGCACGGCGGTGTCCACATCCCCTTCCGAGGTTTCCGGGATGCGGCCCAGCAGGGTGCCGGTAGCGGGGTTCGTGACATCGATCATCTCGGCCGGGTTTTCGATGAAGGCCCCGTCGATATAGTTTCTGTAGTCGCGGGGCGCGTCCGAAAACGTCTCGGAAGGTGCGCGGTGGTGTGTCTGGGCAGTCATTCTAGGCTCCTTCGGGGTTTGGGTTTGCCTGACGTGGCGCCGCAGGCAAGGACGGCTTCGCAAAGGCAGCGGGTCGTCGTCGGGGTCGGGGGCGCATGGTCACCCCGGCCTCCCTGGTCGCAAGCGCCGCCAGAGGTGCCCGGTGACCATCACGGTCACCAGGATCGCCCCCCAGAGGGCCGTCGCCAGGTGTTGATTGGTGCCAAGCAGGTTCAGCCCCGATCCGATCACCTGCAGGATCACCAGCGCTAGGACCACGGGCGCGACGCGCCCGAAGCCGCCGAACGGATCGACCCGGCCAAGGAAGCAGGCAAGGACGGTGATCAGCAGGTAGGCCTCTCCATGGCCGACCCGGACCGAATTGAACCGGCCCGCCATGACGATCCCCGCCACGGCGCACATCACCCCGGACAGGACATAGACCATGGTCAGCGCACGTTTCGTGTTCAGACCGGAATAACGGGCCGCCTCGCGGTTTGAACCGATCATGTAGATCGAGAACCCCAATCGGGTGCGGTTCAGGATCAACGCCCAAAGCCCGACACAGGCGAGGAAGATCAACAGCGGCACGGGCACCCCGAACAGCGCGCCCTGCCCCAGGCTGGCAAGGTCGGGGGGAAAGCCCGACAGGCTGCCTCCGCGGGTCAGGAATTCGCCCAGGCCACGCAGGAAGATCATCATCGCCAGCGAGGCAAGGATCGGGTGGGCATTGGTATAGGCAACGATCGCCCCCAGCAGCCCGCCGATCAGGGCGCCGCTCAGCAAGGCGGCGAGGATGCCGAGCAGGACAATACCCGTGCCCGCGTCGGCGCCGCCGCCCCACATGATGACCCAAGCCAGCACCAATCCCGAGATATTCGCCGAATAGGTTACAGCCAGGTTCAGCCCACCCGACAGCAGCGGGATCATCATGGCCAGCGTCAGCAGCCCCAGTTCGGGCAGCTGGTAGGCTACGGATGAAAAGGTCGCGAAGGTCAGAAAGCGATCCGAAAGCGTGGAAAACAGCAGGATCAGGGCCACGAGGACCCCCAGCAGGCCAAGGACCTCGGCATCGACGGGCATGGCTGCGCGCCGTTGATCGTCTTTTTTGGCACGGCGAAGGAACGGCATCATTGGGCAACTCCCTTCGATGGTCCTCCGGGGCGGCGCAGCAGCCTTGTCAGGTAAGCCGGTGCGCCACTGGGCATGCCGATGGCGATCAGGATGATGGCGCCGATGATCATGCGGAAGGCGTATGGCGAGGTCCCGAGCAGGTTCAGCCCGTTCTGCGCGATTGCGACCAGCGCCAGCCCCAGCACCGCGCCTAGCAGGGTGCCGCGCCCGCCGCCCAGGCGCGCGCCGCCCAGCACGACCGCCGCCAGCACCTCCAACTCGCGGCCATAAAGGGCATTGGGCACGATTTCCTGCGCGTAATGCGCCTGCATCAGGCCCGCGATCCCCGCGCAGGCCCCCATCCAGCCGAAGGCGAGGTAGTGCATCGCACCGATGTGGATGCCCAGGCGCCGGGCCGCTTCGGGGTTGTCGCCCATGGCGAACAGCTGTCGGCCAAGGTTGAGCCTGCGCAGCAGCAGCCATGTGGAGAACAGCACCGCTGCCATGACGATCACCGGCAGGGTGATCTCGGCCCAGCCATAGGCCGTTTCACGTTCGAAAACGACGACGCGGGTGACCAGCCAGTCGGGCAGCATGTAGATCGACCTGCCCCCGGTAAAGAACATCAGCAGGCCGAAGAACAGGTTGAAGGTGGCGATGGTCACGACGATGGAGATGATCTGGAAATGATAGATCAGCGCCGCGTTGATCGCGCCCAACATCGTGCCGAAGGCAATCGCCAGTACAAAACCCATGGCCCAGTTCCCGCCCCCGAGACCGGGCAGCGCGATGGCCACCAGGTACTGCACGACCGAGGCCCCGACGGCGAAGGAGATATCGATCCCCCCGGCAATCAGCACGACCAGCAAGCCGGCGGCGAAGATCAGGTTCACGGCAGAGTAATTCAGGATGTCGAACATGTTGACCAGGGTCAGGAAACTGTCGGTGGTCAGGGAAAGCCCGAGGCAGATCAGCGCGATGACACAGGTCAGCCAGGCCTCGGTCCCGGTGATGCGCGGCAGGAACTTAGGCATGAACCGCTTCCTCCAGATCATCGAGCGCGCATTCGGCAGGCACGAATGCCTCGATCAGACGACCGTCCCGCATGTGCATCACCCGATCGCAGTTGAAATAGACCTCCGGTGTCTCGTCCGAGATCAGCAGGATCGCCATGCCTTCGGCGGCCAGCGCCGCGACGATCTCGAAGATGCCCGCGCGGGCGCCGACGTCGACGCCCACGGTGGGGCTGTCGAGGATCAGCAGCTTCGGACCGGCGGCAAGCCATTTCGCCAGAACGATCCTTTGCTGATTGCCGCCCGAGAGGCTCGACACCGGGTCCTCGGAGCGTCCGATCTTGACCTTCAGCTTCGTGATCCAGCGATCTATCAGGTCACCCTGCTTGCGCGGCGACAGAAGGCCGCCTGGCCCCAGAAGCTGATCGAGGACCGTCACGGTCGTATTCTTGCCGATGCTTTGGGGCTGCACCAGACCCAGCGACAGCCGGTCTTCGGGCACATAGGCGATACCGGCTTCGATGGCGTCCCGGTTCGAAAGCATCTTCAATGGCTTGCCACCCAGCCGGATCTCGCCCGCGTCGGGGCGCGTCAGGCCAAACAGGCTTAGCGCCAGCTCGGTGCGCCCTGCCCCCAGACGCCCGGTCAACCCGAGGACCTCGCCCGGTCGGATGTCGAAACTGATGTCCTCGTAGTCCCCGTCGCGCGACAGGCCCCGCACCGAGATCACCGGGTCGCCGGCAAAGGCCGTCAGCGCCCGCGTTTCATAGTCGAGCTCGCGGCCCGTCATCAGTTCGGTCAGGCGACCCTGGGTCATCCCTTCTGTCGGATAGGTGCCGACGTAGCGCCCGTTGCGCAGAACGGTGACCCGCGAACAGATATCCAGCACCTCGGCCAGACGGTGGCTGACGAAGACCACGGCGATGTTCTGCGCCGACAGCCGCCGCACGATCTCGATCAGCGCATCGGTTTCGTGCCGCGAAAGGGAGGCCGTCGGTTCATCCATGAAGACCAGCCGCGCATCGGCCACCAGCGCCCGGCCAATCGCCACAAGCTGCCGGTTGGCAATCGACAGCGAGGCAACCCGCGCATCAAGGTCGATCGAGACATTCAGCCGGGCAAGAATGGCGGCCGCCTCTTCGCGCATGGCGCTGTAGTCGACAAGCCTGGGGCGCGATCCCAGATTACGCTCGAAGGCGATGTTTTCGGCCACGGTCATTTCCGGAAACAGGGCCATGTCCTGCCAGATCACCTGGATGCCCAATTCGCGGGCCCGCGCGGGGTCCAGCCCCGTCATGTCCTGCCCGTCCCATTGCATGACCGCCCCCGGTTCGGGGCGATGAACACCGCTGACGGTCTTGATCAGCGTGGATTTCCCGCAGCCGTTTTCCCCCGCGAGGCACAGCACCTCGCCCGGGCGCACGTCGAAGGTGATCCGGTCCAGCGCCTGTACCCCGCCGAACCGCTTTGACAGGTTTTCCAGATGCAGCAACGACGACTGCCGGGCCGTCCCGTCAGGTTCAAAATCGGTCGCCATAAGCCCCCCAACCCCGTGAACAATGAATGCCGGGACCGGCCCGTCGGACCGGCCCCGATCACACCTCAGAGGCCGAGCGCGGCAAGGTCGTCGACAGTATCCTTGTTGATCGACACCAGCTGCTGGACGATGATGTCGCGACCTTCGAAATCGGGGGTCACGGTACCGAGGCCTTCGATGGTCATGCCGTCCTCGATGGTTTCCCCATTGGCCAGCATGTTGCCCAGGGTCACAAAGACCTCGCCCGCCTGCTTGGGGTTCCACATGTACCCACCGCTGAGGACCCCGTCATGGACCATCTTGCGGCCCTGACCGGGGGAAAAGACGCCCAGCACGGCAATCTCGCCGGACCGGCGGCGTTCTTCCACGGCGCGGGCGGCACCGATCGGCCCCTGACTGCCAAAGGCCAGAATGCCGCCAAGGTCTTCGTGGGCCCGCAGCAGATCCAGCGTGGTGCGGCGCGATGCATCCACATCTTCGGCCACGCCGTAGCGTTCGCTGACCTGCTCCATCTCCGGGTAGTTTTCATCAAGATAGGCCACCGCCGCATCCGCCCAGGCGTTATGCAGGGGCACCGTCAGGCCCCCGACGAAAACCGCGTATTTGCCCTGACCGCCAAGGTCCTCGGCCAACTGCTTGGCAAAGGCCTCGCCAAAGCCCTGCACCGAGGTCAGCTCGAAATCCCAGTCCACGTTTTCCTGGTCGGGGGATTCATGGGTCAGCACGATGATGCCCTGATCGCGGGCGCGCTTCAGCACCGGCTCCAGCACCTCGGCGTCATTCGGCACCACGCCGATCACGTCGACACCCTGGGCGATCATGTCCTCGATGGCGCGCACCTGCAGCGCGGGGTCCGCGCTGGTCGGGCCGACCATGAAGCCGTTGATACCAAGTGCGTCGGCGCGCTCCTCTATCCCCGCCTCCATCGCGTTGAACCAAGGAATGCCGCCGATCTTGGCGACCACGCCGATGGTCGTTGTGCCGTCCTGCGCCTGCAGCGCACCGGCCGCCATGAAGCTTGCGGTTACCGCCAGCAGCGCGCGCCGGGTGAAAGTCCTGATAGCCATCTTGATGTCCTCCCTCGGGTTGTCGGTCAGCAGAAATGGCCTCCTCCGCCTGTCTGCTAAACATTTGCTAAAACCTTTTAGCTTGCTCGGTCAATATATTTTTGCCACTGTATCGCCAACAGCATTCCCAGTTTTGAGCGACCGAAACCCATCCCGCATGAACAGCAACACACCCAAAAAGCGGATCACGATCCGCGATGTGGCGCAGGCCGCAGGCACCTCTGTCTCGACCGTCAGCTTCGTTCTGAACAGCTCGTGGAAGCGGCATCGTGTGCATCCCGACACTGCCGCGCGGGTGCAGAAGGTCGCGGACGACCTGAACTATCGGCCCGACCAGCGGGCGCGGGCGCTGCGGCTCAAACGGTCGTCCTTTGCGGGGATGATCGTGCCTTATTTCCGGGACGGTTTCTTTGCCGACATGGCCGAAAGCTTTGAAACACAGGCGCGCCGCAGGTCCCTTGTCCCGATCATGTCCAGCACGCAGCGCAACCCGAAGATCGAACAGCAGGTGGCGGAAACCCTGATCGCGCAACAGGTCGAACTGCTTGTCCTGGCGGGCGTGGCCGAGCCATCCGCGATCGATGACCTTTGCCAGAAACGCGGCGTGCGCTGCGTCAGGATCGACGTGCCGGACAAGGATTCGCGCAGCAGCGCCATCGGTTTCGAGGCCAGGCTGCCGGTCGATGCCGTCATTCTGCGCCAGAAGGTCGATGCGGCGATGGGAGAATGTTTTGCCTGGTTCGATGCCACGGCAGACAAGGCGCTGGCCGCCGCCGAAGCCGCGCCAGAATTGATCCTGAACAGGACCACGGCACGGCGCGGCAAGGCTTCGGCGTCGCAGAAAGGCAATCCGAGGGAGGAGTACATGGCAGACGCAGGACGGGTCGTTTTCGATATCGGCAAGACGAACATGAAGCTGAGCGTCGTCTCATCGGGCGGAGAGACGATGGAATCGCTGTCGCGCCCCAACACGGTGCTGGAATGCGGCGCGCCGGGCCCCGCCACGGGGCCATGGCGGCGCCATGATCTGGCCGCTGCCGAGGCCTGGCTTCTGGCGTCGCTGGCGGACCTGGCCGGGCGGCACCGGTTGGGCACCTTCATCTGCACCGGCCACGGGGCCACAGGGTGCCTTGTGTCGCGCGCCGACCTCGACGAGACCGAACCCGCCCTGCCGATGATCGACTACGAACAGGACATGCCTGCCGAGGATGACGAGGCCTTCCTGGCCGAGGCAGGCCCCTTCGGCGACCGGGGCTCTGCCATCATGCACGGCGCGACCCATGCGGCGCGCCAGATCATGTGGGTAAAACGCGCCGCCCCCGACCGGTTTGCGCGGGCAGAGATGTGGCTGGGTCTGCCGCAATACTGGGCCTGGCGCCTTTCGGGGCATGGGGCGGCCGAGATCACCTATCTGGCCGCGCAATCGGAACTGTGGAACGTCGCCGAACAGCGCCCGTCAGAAATCGCGCAGCGACACGGCTGGGACGGGCTGTTGCCCAAGATCCGCCGCGCCGGTGACATCCTCGGCCCGATCCGCCCCGAGCTGGCACAGCGCCATGGGCTGCCGGGGAACCTTCAGATCCTGACCGGCCTGCATGATTCCTCGTCCAATTTCCACGCCTATCGGGCCTCGGGGTTGCATCCGCTGACGGTGCTGTCGACCGGCACCTGGCTGGTCGCCCTGTCCGACGGCATGTCCATCGACCGCCTCGACCCCACCTACGGCATGACCCTGAACGCCGATATCGACGGGCGGCCGCTTGGCGGGGCGCTGGTCATGGGCGGACGTGAATTCGACGCGGTGGCGCAGGGGGCGGACGGCCCGGCAGACCCCGACCGCATCGCCGGGCTGATCGCCCGCCAGACCATGGCCCTGCCCAGCTTCGACGACGACCACGGGCAATTCCCCGGCAGCGGCGGGCGCGGCCGGATCGTGGGCCCCCCGCCCGGGGACGCCGCCGACAGGCGCGCGCTGGCGGTGCTTTACGCCGCGCTGCTGGCACGCGAATGCCTGCTGTCCGTCGAGGCCCGCGGAGAGGTCGTCCTGGATGGCGCCTTTACCCGTGATCCGGTGTTCTGCGGCCTCGTCGCCGCGCTTTGCCCGGACCTGAGTTGCCGGGTCAACCACACCGCCGATGGTGTCGCGGTCGGCGCGGCCCAGATCGCCGCCCGCACGACGACGCGCCCGCCGATGCCCGAACGGGTCGCCTCCCTTAGCCTTCCCGGTCTTGCCGCCTATGCAGATGCCTGGCGGGCGCTGGAAAAGACAACAAACGAGACCTCTCTTTCGTGAAAGGACGTTCCATGACCGATACAGATACCCGCAGCGCGATGATCGAGACCTGCCTGAAGATGACCGCCGCCGGGATCAACCAGGGCACGGCCGGCAACGTGTCGGTCCGCACGGAGAGCGGGCTTCTGATTACCCCCTCCTCGATGCCCTACGATCAGATGTGCCCCGAGGATATCGTCGAGATGTCCCTGGACGGGCAGTGGTCCGGCAACCGCCGCCCATCCTCGGAGTGGCGATTCCACCGCGACATCCTGGCCGCGCGCAAGGACGTCTCGGTGGTGCTGCATTGCCATTCGGTCCATGCCACGGCCCTGGCCTGCCTGCACCGCAGCATCCCCAGTTATCACTACATGGTCGGGGT
The Pseudooceanicola algae genome window above contains:
- a CDS encoding cupin domain-containing protein yields the protein MTDTVAHGPDHVEMNPDPTAFAHWPKGLYEEMLQSRDNGCVGSILVSETPTMRVWHLHIAPGKRCGFHRHVNRYFWTAMVPGKARGYFSSGEVRDVEHFKGETRHFDYGKDDEMLHAVENIGDSELIFTTVEFIDGPNKPLPIPDGMRLNAPETAH
- a CDS encoding dihydrodipicolinate synthase family protein, with translation MTKAIRGIYAAAISPFNADGSLDHARLVRYCQHLMSEGGCDGVAPTGTTGEGTSVGLDDRLALPGHFAAAGIAPERVIFGTGAPSARDCQMLTLSCVEAGYTNVLVLPPYYYKSPSDDGVFAYYADLIERVGRDDLRIYLYHFPQMSQVPLSTDLVNRLRAAYGPVIAGLKDSSGDFEQSRAFIEATGGVAEDFDVYPSSEAFLWQGLDIGSAGIISGSTNIFANYVQAALKAPAGAERDAAMEQVRRARATAGKYPMMAAMKTAEAWRSGDDAWLRMAPPLRPLAPEIAKAFRADLAALEPAAETVS
- a CDS encoding zinc-dependent alcohol dehydrogenase — its product is MPDDLSTAPHVQKKSQGIGPEVPSHMRAWVLGDPKELKMIEKPVPTPGRAEVLVRVDAVAICATDLEILEYGTPAMVEGGAPFNKDFTPGHEYMGTVAALGPGVDQFAVGDRITVEVHAGCGQCKRCRMGMYTSCHNYGQNYGDHDKGHRANGFTTNGGFAEYVVNNVNTMIPVPDDMSDEEATLVVTAGTSMYGLTELGGLVAGESVVVIGPGPIGLLAVAVAKSLGASPVILVGTRESRNEIGRKLGADIIINPREEDAVARVKELTGKGADYVIDCAGNETTVNQSVQMTNRGGRICLAAFPKNKVNFDLGALAVNNIYLYGIRGEGRSATHRAMAFMAARRFDAGLVHSHTFPLDELPTAIKYAAERIDDAIKVVVSMHKTTTGGDK
- a CDS encoding IclR family transcriptional regulator, with the protein product MRISQSGGGSIVQSVDRALALLEALAEASGGLSLSEVSRAVGLATSTAHRLLTTLQLRGFVTHEAQSGRWVIGHRAFSVGESFSHYANIVVQARPFLRQLRDQTRETANLGIVEKEDTVTIAQAESREINRAIAPPGGRVPILHSGMGKAIIATWPDDAIRTLVARQGLRPMTPTSLRSLEGVMTEVGTIRARGYAVDNEEYVRGMRCVAAVVWSPAGDPVGAVSASGVASRVTVNRIDAIANMVRKTAADLTADLAGNGR
- a CDS encoding GlcG/HbpS family heme-binding protein; this encodes MMTIKRLDIADAQKLIAGARDKAVEIGVPMCIAITDESGNLVAFERMDGGKVTSITIAIDKSFTASGAKKATHEYGDASQPGAPAYGIASAINGRLMVVGGGLPVIVDGEVVGGIGISSGTPAQDVTVAQGGLDAFLASL
- the aldA gene encoding aldehyde dehydrogenase, giving the protein MTAQTHHRAPSETFSDAPRDYRNYIDGAFIENPAEMIDVTNPATGTLLGRIPETSEGDVDTAVQAARRAQAGWEKLPPIERAGYLREISAKLRKHRVELADTIVKEQGKVRGLAEVEVGFTADYIDYMAEWARRIEGEVLTSDRPDETMLLLRKPLGVVAGILPWNFPFFLIARKMAPALLTGNTIVIKPSEETPLNAYLFAELVAETSLPQGVFNLVGGRGAVAGEALVQHPGIDLITFTGSVATGSHIMQAAGKNLTKVNLELGGKAPAIVLKDADLDLAAKAIYDSRVINTGQVCNCAERVYVEREVHDALVDKLKAHFEATRYGDPSADEDLHMGPLINAAGLAKVATAVERARKEGATVVTGGKEADLGAGFHYEPTLITEARADMDIMRNEIFGPVLPVQIVESLEEAIALANDSDYGLTSSVYTRDLSAAMRAARELKFGETYINRENFEAMQGFHAGRRKSGIGGADGKHGLYEFTATHVVYIQG
- a CDS encoding ABC transporter permease gives rise to the protein MMPFLRRAKKDDQRRAAMPVDAEVLGLLGVLVALILLFSTLSDRFLTFATFSSVAYQLPELGLLTLAMMIPLLSGGLNLAVTYSANISGLVLAWVIMWGGGADAGTGIVLLGILAALLSGALIGGLLGAIVAYTNAHPILASLAMMIFLRGLGEFLTRGGSLSGFPPDLASLGQGALFGVPVPLLIFLACVGLWALILNRTRLGFSIYMIGSNREAARYSGLNTKRALTMVYVLSGVMCAVAGIVMAGRFNSVRVGHGEAYLLITVLACFLGRVDPFGGFGRVAPVVLALVILQVIGSGLNLLGTNQHLATALWGAILVTVMVTGHLWRRLRPGRPG